The following coding sequences lie in one Thiohalospira halophila DSM 15071 genomic window:
- a CDS encoding acylphosphatase, translating to MSTHGNTCQRCVVRGHVQGVFFRASAADQAGRLGLTGHARNRDDGSVEVLICGPEAARDEMISWLWKGPAAAQVEDVRCELREADPAPAHFSTG from the coding sequence ATGTCGACGCACGGGAACACCTGCCAGCGCTGTGTGGTCCGCGGCCACGTGCAGGGGGTCTTCTTCCGGGCCTCCGCCGCCGATCAGGCGGGCCGGCTGGGCCTCACCGGCCACGCCCGCAATCGCGATGACGGCAGTGTGGAGGTGCTCATCTGCGGGCCCGAGGCGGCCCGGGACGAGATGATCTCCTGGCTCTGGAAGGGGCCGGCCGCGGCCCAGGTGGAGGATGTGCGCTGCGAGCTGCGGGAGGCGGACCCGGCGCCGGCGCACTTCTCGACCGGTTAG
- a CDS encoding TolC family protein — MAQEEPAAEPEPLPEPLTLERALEEADSDHPDLAVARARLEGARANERRAASGKGWELGVEARAAEVGLPSDYYDEASADDHYARAYLTRTLYDSGATEAAREAEGARAEAAEERVLTARQSRRLTIMRRYFDVLLADLEANRADERMAIVFIEVDRMRDRHELGQVSDVELAEKEAEYQQALAERNTARSHKRRTRARLANALNRPGELSSDLRPPPLPELGREVPDLAELREAVRAGNPELAALRREVAAARAEIQQARSLNDPSLDLELSTYAWSRTLKSRYDWEAALRLDVPFYQGGEAGAAEDAARARLREARARLRRTEMELEQATLEAWQDLDNLAGDREAANTERDYREKYLSYARKLYEMEVQADLGDSMVNLTATQRRQAEAAFSIAMAWARIDALRGRLPRTDSREEAP, encoded by the coding sequence ATGGCCCAGGAAGAGCCGGCGGCGGAACCCGAGCCGCTACCCGAACCACTGACTCTGGAGCGGGCCCTGGAAGAGGCGGATTCCGATCACCCCGATCTGGCCGTTGCCCGGGCCCGCCTGGAGGGCGCGCGTGCCAATGAGCGGCGAGCGGCCAGTGGCAAGGGCTGGGAGCTCGGCGTGGAGGCGCGAGCCGCCGAGGTGGGGCTGCCCTCGGACTATTACGACGAGGCCTCGGCTGATGACCACTACGCCCGCGCCTACCTCACCCGGACCCTGTACGACTCCGGGGCCACCGAGGCGGCGCGAGAGGCCGAAGGGGCCCGGGCCGAGGCGGCCGAAGAGCGGGTGCTTACGGCGCGCCAGTCGCGCCGCCTGACCATCATGCGGCGCTATTTCGATGTCCTGCTGGCGGACCTGGAGGCCAACCGCGCCGACGAACGCATGGCCATCGTCTTCATCGAGGTGGATCGCATGCGGGATCGCCACGAACTCGGCCAGGTCTCTGACGTGGAGCTGGCCGAGAAGGAGGCGGAGTACCAGCAGGCGCTGGCCGAGCGCAATACGGCGCGCAGCCACAAGCGCCGAACCCGTGCCCGGCTGGCCAATGCCCTGAATCGCCCGGGAGAGCTCTCCTCCGACCTTCGGCCGCCGCCGCTGCCCGAGCTGGGCCGGGAAGTCCCCGACCTGGCGGAACTGCGCGAGGCCGTGCGGGCCGGGAATCCGGAACTGGCGGCCCTGCGGCGGGAGGTGGCCGCGGCGCGGGCAGAGATCCAGCAGGCCCGCTCCCTCAACGACCCCAGCCTGGACCTGGAACTCTCCACCTACGCCTGGTCGCGGACCCTGAAGTCCCGCTACGACTGGGAGGCGGCACTGCGCCTGGATGTGCCCTTCTATCAGGGGGGCGAGGCAGGGGCGGCCGAGGATGCGGCCCGGGCGCGGCTGCGCGAGGCGCGGGCCCGCCTGCGCCGGACGGAGATGGAGCTGGAGCAGGCGACCCTGGAGGCGTGGCAGGACCTGGACAACCTGGCCGGCGATCGCGAGGCGGCCAATACCGAGCGGGACTACCGCGAGAAGTACCTCTCCTACGCCCGCAAACTCTACGAGATGGAGGTCCAGGCCGACCTGGGCGACTCCATGGTCAACCTCACCGCCACCCAGCGCCGGCAGGCCGAGGCGGCCTTCAGTATCGCCATGGCCTGGGCGCGTATCGACGCCCTGCGCGGCCGGCTACCCCGAACCGATTCCCGGGAGGAGGCACCATGA
- a CDS encoding LysM peptidoglycan-binding domain-containing protein, whose translation MKMRIWNYAGLTAAILMAAGCAGSPSEGDETTGAESAADRAISEARAAIEKADDRGCLWRDTESILTEAEDAADASEYAEAEELANEALFQAEQGMEQCNEQERLFEEGKNIPAEGAADDVSGEVMGPAVSGSGSGSYTVERGDTLWGIAGMATIYDDPYQWPLIFKANRDRIEDADLIHPGQRFSIRRDYSRAEVEAAVEHARTRGEWSLGRTEQSDMRYLRR comes from the coding sequence ATGAAAATGCGCATTTGGAACTATGCGGGACTGACCGCTGCCATCCTGATGGCCGCCGGCTGTGCCGGCTCTCCCTCGGAAGGGGATGAGACCACCGGTGCGGAGAGCGCCGCCGATCGGGCCATCAGCGAGGCCCGGGCCGCCATCGAAAAGGCGGATGACCGCGGCTGTCTCTGGCGGGACACCGAGTCCATCCTTACCGAGGCCGAGGATGCCGCCGACGCCAGTGAATACGCCGAGGCGGAAGAGCTGGCCAACGAGGCCCTCTTCCAGGCCGAGCAGGGCATGGAGCAGTGCAACGAGCAGGAGCGGCTCTTCGAAGAGGGCAAGAACATCCCGGCCGAGGGTGCCGCGGATGACGTATCCGGTGAGGTGATGGGGCCGGCGGTGTCCGGCAGCGGCTCCGGCTCCTATACCGTCGAGCGGGGTGACACCCTCTGGGGTATCGCCGGTATGGCCACCATCTACGACGACCCCTACCAGTGGCCGCTGATCTTCAAGGCCAACCGCGACCGGATCGAGGATGCCGACCTCATCCATCCCGGGCAGCGGTTCTCCATCCGGCGTGACTATTCCCGCGCCGAGGTCGAGGCCGCCGTGGAGCACGCGCGGACTCGCGGCGAGTGGAGCCTGGGTCGGACCGAGCAGTCCGATATGCGCTACCTGCGTCGGTAG
- a CDS encoding efflux RND transporter periplasmic adaptor subunit, which yields MNRNFALATILLTALLAPTTGLAADHPARLVGATEQSLGVPLSGVITEVHVAPGDRVKAGEELLRLEQSGLAAGVAATRARMEAAKLARDEARREQERAQTLFDRTELSEHDLQIAINEASAAEASYREAVAAHERARLDRAYSRLQAPVAGTVLAVEAHPGMAVSNRDRVRTLVRLRPADGGLAAVARVGDDHAGDLAEGATVPVTRAGSRAEGVIRRVETVGDGWRVRLALSGDAPEDWRPGQAVTLELPE from the coding sequence ATGAACCGGAACTTCGCCCTTGCCACCATCCTGCTCACGGCCCTGCTCGCGCCGACCACGGGCCTGGCCGCCGACCACCCGGCCCGCCTGGTCGGGGCGACGGAGCAGTCCCTCGGCGTCCCGCTGTCCGGCGTGATCACCGAGGTCCACGTGGCCCCCGGCGATCGGGTGAAGGCCGGCGAGGAGCTGTTACGGCTGGAGCAATCCGGCCTGGCCGCCGGGGTGGCCGCCACCCGGGCGCGCATGGAGGCCGCGAAGCTCGCCCGGGACGAGGCGCGGCGGGAGCAGGAACGCGCCCAGACGCTCTTCGACCGCACGGAGCTCTCCGAGCACGATCTCCAGATCGCCATCAACGAGGCCTCAGCAGCCGAGGCCAGTTACCGGGAGGCGGTGGCCGCCCACGAACGGGCCCGCCTGGACCGCGCCTACAGCCGCCTGCAGGCGCCGGTAGCGGGGACGGTCCTCGCCGTGGAGGCCCATCCCGGCATGGCGGTGAGCAACCGGGATCGGGTGCGCACGCTGGTGCGCCTGCGCCCCGCCGACGGTGGCCTGGCGGCGGTAGCCCGCGTGGGGGACGACCATGCCGGGGATCTCGCCGAAGGGGCGACCGTACCGGTCACCCGGGCGGGGAGCCGGGCGGAGGGCGTGATCCGCCGGGTGGAGACCGTGGGGGACGGCTGGCGGGTGCGCCTGGCCCTCTCCGGGGACGCCCCGGAGGACTGGCGCCCCGGCCAGGCGGTGACCCTGGAGCTGCCCGAGTAG
- a CDS encoding thioredoxin family protein, producing MRWWIAALVIIGLFVAAPAAAEKDPDEHFFNDTWNEFDQELQRARDEGKEGIFIFFEMDECPFCHWMRENVLNQTEVQEYYRENFLSFKVDIEGDVPVKAFDGESMSQKDFAFERHRVRATPVLAFFDLEGERIYRYTGKTSGIEEFLTMGRYVVEEAYREQPFPKYRQSQQDAGGDDGGASYY from the coding sequence ATGCGCTGGTGGATTGCCGCACTGGTGATCATCGGGCTTTTCGTGGCCGCCCCGGCGGCGGCGGAGAAGGACCCGGATGAGCACTTCTTCAACGATACCTGGAACGAGTTCGACCAGGAGCTCCAGCGGGCCCGGGACGAGGGCAAGGAGGGGATCTTCATCTTCTTCGAGATGGATGAATGCCCCTTCTGCCACTGGATGCGCGAGAACGTCCTCAATCAGACCGAGGTCCAGGAGTACTACCGGGAGAACTTCCTGAGCTTCAAGGTGGATATCGAGGGTGATGTCCCGGTGAAGGCCTTTGATGGGGAGTCCATGTCCCAGAAGGACTTCGCCTTCGAGCGCCATCGCGTTCGCGCCACTCCGGTCCTTGCCTTCTTCGACCTGGAGGGGGAGCGGATCTACCGCTACACCGGCAAGACCTCCGGGATCGAGGAGTTCCTGACCATGGGTCGCTACGTGGTCGAGGAAGCCTATCGGGAACAGCCCTTCCCGAAGTATCGGCAGAGCCAGCAGGACGCCGGCGGCGATGATGGCGGCGCGAGCTATTACTGA
- the arsC gene encoding arsenate reductase (glutaredoxin) (This arsenate reductase requires both glutathione and glutaredoxin to convert arsenate to arsenite, after which the efflux transporter formed by ArsA and ArsB can extrude the arsenite from the cell, providing resistance.) yields MAMTVYHNPRCSKSRQTVALLREHGVEPELVEYLKEPPAAETLAHLATLLGVEPREMMRRGEAEYRELGLDDPNLERTDLFRAIAEHPPLLERPIVVNGDRAAIGRPPERVLEILE; encoded by the coding sequence ATGGCGATGACCGTCTACCACAATCCGCGCTGCTCGAAATCGCGCCAGACCGTCGCGCTCTTGCGCGAGCACGGCGTCGAACCCGAGCTGGTGGAATACCTCAAGGAACCCCCGGCCGCGGAAACCCTCGCCCACCTGGCCACGCTGCTGGGGGTGGAGCCCCGGGAGATGATGCGCCGCGGCGAAGCGGAATACCGCGAACTCGGGCTGGATGACCCGAACCTGGAACGCACCGACCTGTTCCGGGCCATTGCCGAGCATCCCCCGCTGCTGGAGCGCCCCATCGTGGTCAATGGTGACCGGGCCGCCATCGGCCGGCCGCCGGAACGCGTGCTGGAGATCCTCGAATGA